In Streptococcus respiraculi, one DNA window encodes the following:
- the iolB gene encoding 5-deoxy-glucuronate isomerase, producing MQLIKHPIYFPLTKGVELIQYVNRKNSRMKYTSVEVYELQAEAEMVFSTEQDECCAVILCGQASLFVDSETSFLHLGTRESVFEKKPTDSVYLGIESQCKVVADTDCRILLAKSPTTVKKPTKLLSHQDVAIEFRGKNQNQRRVHTMLSDTSEISDRLLVVEVYTDSGHFSSYPPHKHDEDNLPKESMLEELYYHEIFPAQGFVFQRVYTDDRLLDTSLSCHNKDIVLVPKGYHPVGVPDGYESYYLNIMAGPQKVWKFTDDPDHQWTKNR from the coding sequence ATGCAATTAATCAAACACCCCATTTATTTTCCGCTTACAAAGGGCGTAGAACTCATCCAGTATGTTAATCGAAAAAATAGTAGAATGAAGTATACTTCGGTTGAAGTTTATGAACTGCAAGCTGAGGCAGAAATGGTATTTTCTACGGAGCAAGACGAATGCTGTGCGGTGATTCTATGTGGGCAAGCGAGTCTATTTGTTGATTCGGAAACTTCTTTTCTACATCTAGGAACAAGAGAATCTGTTTTTGAGAAAAAGCCGACTGATAGTGTTTACCTTGGCATAGAAAGCCAGTGTAAGGTAGTAGCAGATACAGACTGCCGTATTTTGCTAGCTAAATCTCCAACAACAGTGAAAAAACCAACGAAATTACTATCTCATCAGGACGTTGCCATTGAATTTCGTGGAAAAAATCAAAATCAACGGAGAGTGCATACAATGTTATCTGATACCAGTGAGATCAGTGATCGTCTGTTGGTGGTTGAAGTGTATACAGATAGTGGTCACTTCTCTAGCTATCCTCCGCATAAACATGATGAGGATAATCTTCCTAAGGAATCAATGCTAGAGGAGCTATATTATCATGAGATTTTCCCAGCTCAGGGGTTTGTTTTTCAACGGGTTTACACAGATGATCGGTTGCTTGATACTAGTCTGTCGTGTCACAACAAAGACATTGTCTTAGTTCCTAAAGGTTACCATCCAGTAGGGGTACCAGATGGCTACGAATCGTATTATTTAAATATTATGGCTGGACCACAGAAAGTGTGGAAATTCACCGATGATCCAGATCATCAATGGACTAAAAATAGATAG
- a CDS encoding PTS transporter subunit EIIC produces the protein MILPLVGKLEKNRWFQGLKQCLLQLNMLMITMSALAMVNIVNRSWIHNQLIGRLTTELLTLTTQHFSWIFFILLAYLVAQEQTKYLFYCCSTIVFLLLRGIGEQELTDMPVAFCSLLFSAGIIHVYQWMLARLKRYLSLPMKGIEYAFQAIYFLLVFAILWGGVQVLSGVAIVRCIQYLTLDHPLVVFLVVFLEMLLWYIGINGYGVLVPIVLFFAVNHFQANLVAVAVGRVPEYIFTPNLWDYFFSLTGSGLTGALVILSLLSSKKSFKEVGKAAVSGMFWSVSEPIVFGVPVVMNRYLFVPFVIGTPLLAVFQWFVFRVGWVNPPIFFVADMPLPLAPFLATLDIRSLVLVGVVFILAILMYYPFFKAYEKNYQEQVEEDRYSDLDLDF, from the coding sequence ATGATTTTACCCTTAGTCGGTAAACTGGAAAAAAATAGATGGTTTCAAGGGTTGAAGCAATGCCTGCTGCAGTTAAATATGCTAATGATAACCATGTCAGCTCTTGCGATGGTCAATATCGTGAATCGTTCCTGGATACACAATCAGTTGATAGGTAGGCTGACTACAGAATTATTAACATTGACTACGCAACATTTTTCATGGATTTTTTTCATCCTATTAGCCTATCTAGTAGCTCAAGAACAGACAAAGTATCTATTTTATTGTTGTAGCACGATTGTTTTCCTCCTGCTAAGAGGGATAGGGGAGCAGGAGCTGACAGATATGCCAGTGGCCTTTTGTTCGCTTCTATTTAGTGCTGGGATTATTCATGTCTATCAATGGATGCTGGCGCGATTGAAGCGGTATTTATCATTGCCGATGAAGGGAATCGAATACGCATTTCAAGCAATTTATTTTTTACTAGTATTTGCTATATTGTGGGGCGGGGTACAGGTTTTATCTGGTGTTGCGATTGTCCGCTGTATCCAATATTTGACGCTAGATCATCCTTTAGTGGTTTTTCTCGTTGTCTTTCTTGAAATGCTTTTGTGGTATATCGGTATCAACGGATATGGAGTTTTGGTTCCGATTGTGCTCTTTTTCGCGGTAAATCATTTTCAAGCCAATCTAGTAGCCGTTGCAGTTGGACGGGTACCAGAATACATTTTCACACCAAATTTGTGGGATTATTTTTTCAGCTTAACAGGTTCTGGATTGACTGGCGCATTGGTTATTCTCTCCTTGCTCAGTTCTAAAAAGAGCTTTAAAGAAGTAGGGAAAGCAGCTGTTTCTGGCATGTTTTGGTCGGTGTCAGAGCCGATTGTTTTTGGTGTTCCTGTAGTAATGAATCGATATTTGTTTGTGCCATTTGTGATTGGGACACCGCTCTTAGCCGTATTTCAATGGTTTGTTTTTCGAGTCGGCTGGGTCAATCCACCAATCTTTTTTGTAGCAGATATGCCCCTTCCACTAGCACCATTCCTTGCAACTTTAGATATTCGCTCCTTGGTGCTGGTTGGTGTGGTATTCATCCTAGCTATACTGATGTACTACCCATTTTTTAAAGCCTATGAAAAAAATTACCAAGAACAAGTCGAGGAGGACCGCTATTCAGATTTAGATTTAGATTTTTAA
- a CDS encoding PTS sugar transporter subunit IIB produces the protein METLSICLACNLGASTSILVGKMRTIVEASEKLSTSNVTIDAVPAGSIDDKILQTYQVILLGPQIGHRKEEIEEKARPYHVPVAVINAADYGTMNAANILKEAIYLIKTSSLEG, from the coding sequence ATGGAAACATTATCAATCTGTTTGGCTTGTAATTTGGGAGCGTCAACTAGCATACTTGTTGGGAAAATGCGGACTATTGTGGAAGCAAGTGAAAAATTATCTACTAGCAATGTAACCATCGATGCAGTACCAGCTGGTAGCATTGATGATAAGATTTTGCAGACGTATCAAGTTATTTTATTAGGGCCACAAATTGGCCACCGGAAAGAAGAAATTGAAGAGAAAGCCCGTCCTTATCATGTACCAGTAGCTGTGATTAATGCGGCTGATTATGGGACGATGAATGCCGCAAATATTTTAAAAGAAGCCATTTACTTGATAAAGACTAGTTCACTTGAGGGTTAA
- the iolC gene encoding 5-dehydro-2-deoxygluconokinase has product MTYSLIALGRACIDLNAVDYNQPMEETMTFQKYVGGSPANIAIGLAKLGESVGFIGKVSDDQHGRFIRDFMSRSGVDVSQMIFDSVGHKSGLAFTEIKSPTECSILMYREDVADLYLEATEVSESYIRQTKYLLVSGTALSQSPSREAVLRAVEIAQSNGVPVIFELDYRPYTWKSLAETAVYYQLVAQKSTIVIGTRDEFDILENRKGGDNETTVNSLFGYSPELIVIKHGVDGSYAYEKNGKVTRGYAYKANVLKTFGAGDSYAAAFIYALLNEKGIEAALQYASAASAIVVSRHSSSEAMPTVQEIEDVIRTQTWGG; this is encoded by the coding sequence ATGACCTATTCATTGATTGCTCTTGGAAGAGCATGTATTGACTTAAATGCGGTTGACTATAATCAGCCGATGGAAGAGACAATGACCTTTCAGAAGTATGTCGGAGGTTCGCCGGCTAATATTGCCATTGGATTGGCAAAACTTGGTGAAAGTGTCGGATTTATTGGTAAGGTATCTGACGATCAGCATGGTCGGTTTATCCGAGATTTTATGAGCCGATCAGGTGTGGATGTGTCACAGATGATTTTCGATTCTGTTGGTCATAAGAGTGGTCTTGCGTTTACAGAAATCAAGAGTCCAACTGAATGCAGTATTTTGATGTATCGCGAAGATGTAGCTGATTTATATTTAGAAGCAACAGAGGTTTCGGAAAGCTACATCCGACAGACTAAATACTTACTGGTTTCAGGGACTGCTTTATCCCAAAGCCCTTCTAGGGAAGCTGTTTTAAGGGCAGTAGAAATTGCTCAATCCAATGGTGTACCTGTCATCTTTGAATTGGACTATCGCCCCTATACTTGGAAGTCCTTAGCTGAAACGGCTGTGTATTATCAACTGGTGGCCCAAAAATCAACCATTGTAATCGGAACTCGGGATGAATTTGATATTTTGGAAAATAGAAAGGGTGGGGACAATGAGACAACGGTAAATTCCCTCTTTGGCTATTCACCAGAATTGATTGTCATCAAGCATGGTGTTGATGGCTCCTATGCTTATGAAAAAAACGGTAAGGTAACAAGGGGCTATGCTTATAAAGCAAATGTTTTGAAAACCTTTGGTGCAGGTGATTCCTATGCTGCAGCCTTTATCTATGCTTTGTTAAATGAAAAAGGCATTGAGGCTGCTCTTCAATATGCTAGCGCAGCTTCAGCGATTGTTGTTAGTCGCCATAGTTCATCAGAGGCGATGCCAACAGTTCAAGAGATTGAGGACGTCATTCGGACACAAACGTGGGGAGGGTGA
- a CDS encoding YitT family protein, translated as MQKSILKIVFGNILLGLAYAKLMVPNHIINGGVTSLSLIFSSIFKIDITVFTNGITIALLIIAYLFVGRSFLVSSIVSSLSYLLFFNVFYHLPFTLHTAIAVDFLLAVLLIASGYYCCLSENSSTAGLDVFAVILHRRFPAYSVGRYLRYINVAVLGLGYTSYGLRSVGLGIVFSVCFTKVMDMLMQQKE; from the coding sequence TTGCAAAAGTCAATATTAAAAATTGTATTTGGAAATATTTTGCTTGGTTTAGCTTACGCTAAATTGATGGTACCAAACCATATTATCAATGGTGGCGTCACGAGCTTATCGTTGATTTTTAGCAGTATATTTAAGATTGATATTACTGTTTTTACAAACGGAATTACGATAGCCCTGCTCATCATAGCTTATCTATTTGTAGGACGATCTTTTTTGGTATCTTCGATTGTAAGTAGTCTATCTTACCTGCTGTTTTTCAATGTATTTTATCACTTACCTTTTACCTTGCATACAGCTATTGCTGTTGATTTTTTGCTAGCTGTTTTATTGATAGCAAGCGGTTATTATTGCTGTTTATCAGAAAATTCTTCTACGGCAGGTTTGGATGTCTTTGCGGTCATCCTACACAGGCGATTTCCTGCCTATTCAGTAGGACGTTATTTGCGGTATATCAATGTGGCTGTTTTAGGGCTAGGCTATACTTCCTATGGTCTTCGTTCTGTTGGTTTGGGTATTGTGTTTAGTGTTTGTTTTACCAAAGTTATGGATATGCTGATGCAGCAGAAAGAATGA
- a CDS encoding alpha-mannosidase, giving the protein MSLFYLTEKLRARINELENHRFHTIQTIPEWKLLEDTTKQEKYPPSPFSNSAPFVIGDTWKGRDYYLWIQQDITIPDEDDVYLYLDFGHTGGGYNSGFESLLFIDREIYQGVDSNHKEVKLAECYRNRTITVSLKLWSGLEGGGEEKIQIHEFRKAALCRLNRPVDELMCYTDLLHKTMAELGEEHPLYHRYAVLLNHTFQLVDWSEPGSELFYQSIRSAHNYLKVELQSMPKDSPITVTTIGHTHIDVAWLWRLKHTREKAARSFATVLRLMEEYPDYIFLQTQPQLYQFIKEDYPELFEKIKERVAEGRWEVDGAMWLEADCNIPSGESLTRQILHGSQFIRNEFNKDVHYLWLPDVFGYSWALPQILKKSGIDTFMTTKISWNQFNRMPHDTFVWRGLDGSEVLTHFITTPEPGEENEWESNWYYTYNGELEPETVLGVYKAYRDKNINQDLLISYGFGDGGGGVTREMLEKRKVMDQLPGLPYVKNGRADDYFATLQDTFKNTSQYVHTWDGELYLEYHRGTYTSQAFVKKTNRQCELFLRRLEYIFSLLDMKAHTDYPKEELYALWETVLRNQFHDIIPGSSIKEVYQDYRMEMGNVLDRSNDLLEQLATSSSALTVCNTSTWERSSILELPLAPSGYGYTNSSGQLLLSFDSEDKTYVLMEHLPAYGSEILQLTQCQTAQETQIISAKIGSHFIENEWYHIQWNEEGHLTRIYDKECQKEVLTGQGNVFQLFEDKPMNFDAWDIDIFYQEKYRVLSVEDVEVIPTNPLFDSIRFRYRFGKSTLVQEMRLYHHTKRIDFVTEVDWQERQQLLKVKFDVNVRNTYATYDIQYGNVRRATNWNTSWELAKFESVVHQWVDLSQRDYGVSLLNDSKYGCDVKGQTLRLSLLKGAIYPDPTADIGTHQFTYSLYPHSGDYIEGETAKEAWEINDELLVVNTTLELPKISMMGGEHVVMDALKKAENEDGYILRLHEYAGGTESLTLSIKDNQWWQEVDLLERPVGDKQYGPIDVAIQPYEIKTFRIGIGKEEKSTCN; this is encoded by the coding sequence ATGAGTTTATTTTACCTAACAGAAAAGCTACGTGCTCGGATCAATGAGTTGGAGAATCATCGCTTTCATACCATTCAAACCATTCCAGAGTGGAAGTTATTGGAAGATACGACCAAGCAGGAGAAATATCCCCCTTCACCATTTTCAAACAGTGCTCCTTTTGTAATAGGAGATACTTGGAAGGGGAGAGATTATTACCTGTGGATTCAGCAAGATATTACAATCCCAGATGAGGATGATGTTTATTTGTATTTGGATTTCGGTCATACTGGTGGTGGTTATAATTCAGGATTTGAATCCCTTTTATTCATTGATCGAGAAATTTATCAAGGGGTTGATTCAAATCATAAGGAAGTCAAATTAGCAGAATGCTATCGGAATCGGACTATTACTGTGTCTCTTAAACTGTGGTCTGGTTTAGAAGGTGGCGGAGAGGAAAAAATCCAGATACATGAATTCCGAAAAGCCGCGTTATGTCGTTTGAATCGCCCGGTCGATGAGTTGATGTGCTATACAGATTTATTGCATAAGACAATGGCTGAACTAGGAGAAGAGCATCCCTTGTATCATCGTTATGCAGTTTTATTAAATCATACGTTTCAACTGGTAGACTGGTCGGAACCTGGTAGTGAATTGTTTTATCAATCCATAAGAAGTGCTCATAATTATCTAAAAGTAGAGCTTCAATCGATGCCAAAAGATAGCCCAATCACAGTGACTACTATTGGGCACACTCATATTGACGTAGCTTGGTTGTGGCGATTAAAACATACCCGTGAAAAGGCAGCGAGAAGTTTTGCAACAGTTCTACGCCTTATGGAAGAATATCCAGATTATATTTTCTTACAAACCCAACCCCAGCTTTATCAGTTCATAAAAGAAGATTATCCAGAACTGTTTGAAAAAATTAAGGAACGTGTGGCAGAAGGTCGTTGGGAAGTTGATGGGGCTATGTGGTTAGAGGCTGATTGCAACATTCCATCGGGTGAATCCTTGACCAGACAGATTTTACATGGCTCACAGTTTATTCGTAATGAATTTAATAAGGATGTACACTATCTTTGGTTACCAGATGTTTTTGGTTATTCATGGGCTTTACCGCAAATTTTGAAAAAGAGTGGAATCGATACCTTCATGACAACTAAAATCAGTTGGAATCAGTTCAATCGTATGCCACATGACACCTTTGTTTGGCGGGGACTGGATGGTTCTGAAGTATTGACTCATTTTATTACTACACCGGAACCAGGTGAAGAAAATGAATGGGAATCAAACTGGTATTATACCTACAATGGTGAGCTAGAGCCTGAAACTGTTCTAGGGGTTTATAAAGCCTATCGTGATAAAAATATTAACCAAGATCTGCTGATTTCCTATGGTTTTGGAGATGGCGGTGGTGGTGTGACTCGGGAGATGTTAGAGAAACGTAAGGTTATGGACCAATTACCGGGTTTGCCGTATGTTAAAAATGGGCGCGCAGATGACTATTTTGCTACCTTGCAAGATACGTTCAAAAATACTTCTCAATATGTTCATACATGGGATGGAGAATTATACCTAGAATACCACCGTGGAACCTACACATCTCAAGCTTTTGTGAAAAAAACTAACCGACAATGCGAATTGTTCCTACGTCGATTGGAGTATATCTTTTCACTACTAGATATGAAAGCGCATACTGACTATCCTAAGGAAGAGTTGTATGCGCTATGGGAGACCGTTCTGCGGAATCAATTCCATGATATTATACCAGGCTCATCCATTAAAGAAGTCTATCAAGATTATCGTATGGAGATGGGAAATGTGCTCGACAGAAGTAATGATCTACTCGAGCAATTAGCGACTTCTTCTTCAGCGCTAACTGTATGTAATACAAGTACGTGGGAAAGAAGTTCAATCCTAGAATTGCCACTTGCTCCTTCAGGATACGGTTATACAAATTCTTCAGGACAGCTATTGTTGAGCTTTGATTCAGAGGATAAAACGTATGTTTTAATGGAGCACCTTCCTGCTTATGGTTCTGAAATCCTTCAGTTGACTCAATGCCAAACAGCTCAAGAAACTCAAATAATCAGTGCGAAGATTGGCTCTCATTTTATTGAGAATGAATGGTACCATATTCAATGGAACGAAGAGGGGCATTTGACACGTATCTACGATAAAGAGTGTCAGAAAGAAGTACTCACGGGTCAAGGAAATGTGTTCCAGTTATTTGAAGATAAGCCAATGAACTTTGATGCTTGGGATATTGATATTTTCTATCAAGAAAAATATCGTGTATTGAGTGTAGAGGATGTGGAAGTCATACCGACCAATCCTTTGTTTGACAGCATTCGTTTCCGTTATCGTTTTGGAAAATCTACCCTCGTGCAGGAGATGAGACTCTATCACCACACCAAACGAATCGACTTTGTAACAGAAGTCGATTGGCAGGAACGCCAGCAATTGTTGAAAGTCAAATTTGATGTAAATGTTCGAAATACCTATGCTACGTATGATATTCAATATGGGAATGTTCGCCGTGCAACAAACTGGAATACCAGTTGGGAGCTGGCTAAATTTGAATCAGTTGTCCACCAATGGGTTGATTTATCACAGAGAGATTACGGTGTGAGTCTACTCAATGATTCCAAATATGGTTGTGATGTGAAAGGGCAAACTCTACGCTTGAGCTTACTAAAAGGAGCAATTTATCCAGATCCGACGGCGGATATTGGGACTCATCAGTTTACCTATAGCCTTTATCCGCATAGTGGCGATTACATTGAGGGAGAAACAGCAAAAGAGGCTTGGGAAATTAATGACGAATTATTGGTGGTAAATACTACTCTTGAGCTACCTAAGATTTCTATGATGGGTGGAGAGCATGTGGTTATGGATGCTTTGAAGAAAGCTGAAAATGAAGATGGCTACATACTTAGGTTACATGAGTATGCTGGCGGTACGGAGTCTCTGACCCTATCTATTAAGGATAATCAGTGGTGGCAGGAAGTTGATTTGTTGGAAAGACCAGTAGGTGATAAGCAGTATGGGCCAATTGACGTTGCTATTCAGCCGTATGAGATTAAGACATTCCGTATTGGAATAGGAAAAGAGGAGAAATCAACATGCAATTAA
- a CDS encoding BglG family transcription antiterminator, which produces MKLTQREIDLLRFILEQKDGLEIENIRQRLGLSDNQIRYTIGKINRFLQARKASLLKVEKDCIWVGDRERVSKEFIFFVSHTTPGQFKFTPQQMEYFILLKLLIGDDYIPINYFTRVLSSSRTSIVNLLEKVKKRCAREKIPLDYVLRRGYCVPEYSFKRFALFVSLLKKLINIREIYSFYYKDNVYSKVGDLVFFDIFELDVLFEALEKTIDYSKTVDNQMDDTAFLNMMILQYKLLKVENEPLTLGRQIKQQQLHQFLSILEMNHEQKVEDSQLAQDLLVYLNKKIAASFQLVESHHASEVLVRHLQRFILRQKQHNPMQDVNLDFVKTHPELFQTIFTALRSYKGQMFKHVTVSEAALVTLYYINGIDEPQSVCQSCPRILIICAEGRAISRLLKGRIARFVDEQYIDTIAVFEFQPKQIQDYDYIITTIKLPEVNSEKVIYTDNAFSDVFLKKIQKMLAAQVYVTPSRDVTKLSQIMEVLVEELGDHIEMDRIEAKIINILATNVAKKSSVSSVDFVFDPTMLVYHQNQQELEWREAVQLSSECLKEHGSIEERYTQKIIRNIEQFGMYMVIAPGVMLVHAGAEDGVRQNGLSMHIFQEPVIFPSTDGMPIQVIVVVAMDKQNSYPIIEGLVHWITQEETLFTLRDSGNRFKLIQKINTLLGKNEGR; this is translated from the coding sequence ATGAAGTTGACCCAGCGGGAAATCGACTTGCTCCGGTTTATTTTAGAACAAAAAGATGGACTGGAAATCGAGAATATCCGTCAAAGATTAGGCTTGTCTGATAACCAGATTCGATATACCATAGGAAAAATTAATCGCTTTTTACAAGCTAGGAAAGCGAGTTTGTTAAAGGTGGAAAAAGACTGTATCTGGGTAGGGGATAGGGAAAGAGTATCGAAAGAGTTTATCTTTTTTGTGTCTCACACGACACCAGGTCAGTTCAAATTTACGCCCCAACAAATGGAGTATTTTATCTTGTTGAAATTGTTGATTGGAGATGACTATATTCCGATTAATTATTTCACAAGGGTTCTTAGCTCTTCCCGAACTAGTATTGTGAATCTTCTTGAAAAAGTGAAAAAGCGGTGTGCAAGAGAAAAGATTCCACTCGATTATGTATTAAGACGGGGATACTGTGTTCCAGAGTATAGTTTTAAACGTTTTGCGCTCTTTGTGTCGCTATTAAAGAAATTGATTAATATCCGAGAAATCTATAGTTTTTATTATAAGGATAATGTGTATTCAAAAGTTGGCGATTTAGTGTTCTTTGACATTTTTGAATTGGATGTGCTATTTGAAGCCTTAGAGAAAACCATTGACTATTCAAAAACGGTAGACAACCAAATGGATGATACGGCATTTTTGAATATGATGATTTTACAGTATAAATTACTGAAGGTTGAAAACGAGCCTCTTACCTTAGGTCGACAAATAAAACAGCAACAGTTGCATCAGTTTCTGTCGATTTTGGAAATGAATCATGAGCAAAAGGTTGAAGATTCACAGCTAGCACAAGATTTACTTGTCTATCTAAACAAAAAAATTGCAGCCTCGTTTCAACTGGTAGAATCACATCATGCGTCAGAAGTATTGGTCCGCCATCTTCAGCGATTTATTCTGAGACAAAAGCAGCACAATCCTATGCAGGATGTGAATTTAGACTTTGTCAAAACACATCCAGAATTGTTTCAAACTATTTTTACAGCACTGCGCTCATATAAGGGGCAGATGTTTAAGCATGTTACGGTATCAGAAGCAGCCTTGGTGACTCTTTACTATATCAATGGGATTGATGAGCCACAATCGGTCTGTCAGTCCTGCCCTCGAATTCTCATTATTTGTGCGGAGGGTCGTGCTATTTCACGTCTCTTAAAAGGAAGAATTGCCCGTTTTGTTGATGAACAGTACATCGATACAATCGCTGTCTTTGAATTTCAGCCGAAACAAATTCAGGACTATGATTACATTATTACTACCATTAAATTACCGGAGGTTAACTCGGAGAAAGTCATCTATACAGACAATGCATTTTCGGACGTCTTTTTGAAGAAGATACAGAAGATGTTAGCCGCACAAGTATATGTAACGCCATCACGCGACGTAACGAAATTGTCACAGATCATGGAAGTTCTAGTTGAAGAATTGGGTGATCATATTGAAATGGATCGCATAGAGGCAAAGATTATTAATATTTTAGCGACGAATGTTGCAAAGAAATCTTCGGTTTCTTCAGTAGACTTTGTTTTTGATCCGACCATGCTAGTCTATCATCAAAATCAACAAGAACTGGAGTGGCGTGAGGCTGTGCAGCTTAGCTCTGAATGTCTGAAGGAGCATGGGAGTATTGAGGAGCGATACACTCAAAAAATTATTCGGAATATCGAGCAATTTGGCATGTATATGGTGATTGCTCCGGGTGTTATGCTGGTCCATGCAGGGGCAGAAGACGGGGTAAGACAAAATGGTCTTAGCATGCATATCTTTCAAGAACCTGTTATTTTCCCTTCGACAGATGGAATGCCCATACAAGTTATTGTTGTCGTAGCAATGGACAAACAAAATTCATATCCGATTATTGAGGGTCTTGTTCATTGGATTACGCAGGAAGAAACATTGTTTACTCTGCGAGACAGTGGAAATCGTTTTAAATTGATACAAAAAATAAATACTTTATTAGGAAAAAATGAGGGAAGATGA
- a CDS encoding carbohydrate ABC transporter permease — MGNKPFKLFVRIFLGIGVILSVFPFYWMLVMGSKENKEIYQIPPSLLLGSKLFQNIETVFRETPFFHSVLNTLFIAITSTILILFFDSLAGFSFAKLKFKGKGFLFTFLLGTMMIPGQLNIIPSFYLMDKLGWVGSYKALIIPGMANAFGIFWIKQYCTDAIPDSLIESAKLDGCSTFNAYFKIALPIMKPALAFLALYSFMGSWNDYIWPLIILNDESKYTLMLALTQLKGLYTVNYPLVITGALLATIPLLIVFVIFSRQLIAGITEGAVKQ, encoded by the coding sequence ATGGGAAATAAGCCGTTTAAATTATTTGTCAGAATCTTTTTAGGAATTGGTGTGATTTTATCTGTTTTCCCATTTTATTGGATGTTAGTGATGGGAAGTAAAGAAAACAAGGAAATTTATCAGATTCCACCAAGTTTACTATTGGGTTCTAAATTATTTCAAAATATTGAGACTGTTTTTAGAGAAACACCGTTCTTTCATTCAGTTCTGAATACACTCTTTATTGCAATTACATCTACGATACTCATTTTGTTCTTTGATTCATTGGCAGGTTTTTCCTTTGCGAAATTAAAATTTAAAGGGAAAGGATTCCTATTCACATTTTTATTGGGGACAATGATGATTCCAGGGCAATTAAATATTATTCCCTCCTTTTATTTGATGGACAAATTGGGTTGGGTTGGCTCGTATAAAGCACTAATCATTCCTGGGATGGCGAACGCTTTTGGTATTTTTTGGATTAAGCAATACTGTACAGATGCGATACCAGACAGTCTTATTGAGTCAGCAAAATTAGATGGTTGTTCTACGTTTAATGCATACTTTAAAATTGCTTTACCCATTATGAAACCAGCCTTGGCTTTTTTGGCCTTGTATTCATTTATGGGTTCGTGGAATGACTATATCTGGCCGTTGATTATTTTGAATGATGAGTCGAAGTACACATTGATGCTAGCGCTCACTCAGTTAAAAGGACTTTACACTGTTAATTATCCTCTAGTTATTACAGGCGCACTATTAGCGACAATTCCGTTATTGATTGTATTTGTTATCTTTAGTAGGCAGTTAATTGCAGGTATTACAGAAGGGGCTGTGAAGCAGTAG
- a CDS encoding PTS lactose/cellobiose transporter subunit IIA has protein sequence MMNEISFELISKAGTAFSMLVEALREARQRHFDSAEQKRLEAEQLMNEAHNLQTQLIVKEMNGEDNQVNVLLVHAQGTLMNTILMSTVVEEFILLYKEGE, from the coding sequence ATGATGAACGAGATTTCTTTTGAATTGATTTCAAAAGCAGGTACTGCTTTTTCAATGTTAGTGGAAGCACTACGAGAAGCTAGACAACGTCATTTTGATAGTGCCGAACAAAAAAGGCTAGAAGCCGAGCAATTGATGAATGAAGCCCATAATCTCCAAACTCAGTTGATTGTGAAGGAGATGAATGGGGAGGACAATCAAGTCAATGTGCTGTTGGTTCATGCTCAAGGGACATTAATGAATACGATATTGATGTCCACCGTTGTCGAAGAATTTATTTTGTTATACAAAGAAGGAGAATAA